One stretch of Deinococcus radiopugnans ATCC 19172 DNA includes these proteins:
- a CDS encoding ABC transporter substrate-binding protein — translation MKKLVTLSSLLLVSAALAASPADTLVIQSAADIPTLDPGVTYDTASSSLVDNMYETLITYDGASLTKLIPALATKWTASNGGKTYTFDLRKNVKFHSGATMTCADAEYTFERNLVTNSGASGNWFIAEPLTGTQSNAADDKSVTWAKIDKSVECNNNGQLVFTLAAVDPAFLAKLAYTGMAIVEKAYSAKIGEWDGTEKTWKDWIGKDLTGSELSKKPNGTGPYKLVRYDANNYLFQAFDGYWGKKPNIKNVIRQKVPELAARQQALLRGDADIIEGGGRSVDEAQIKGKPGVTWVDDLPSTTSTAIFMNEKIGGKGNNLLGSGKLDGKGIPANFFSDVNVRRGFSYAFDYQGYIKDVQKGKGIQRTMLMPDIFPGYDPKVKTYTFDPKKATEYFKRAWGGELWKKGFVLTANYRANAVASQTAMEILKRNIESLNPKFRVNIQSKQWSEMLSDSRKGEEAMILIGWAPDYADADNFMYTFYASDGYYSPRANWKDTSVDKWLKQARSTINTAERNRLYSLVGQRAYEQAPYILVPAPVDYLFNSSRVTGAPRTKAGYNPMTSLYWKDLSKK, via the coding sequence ATGAAGAAATTAGTCACCCTCAGCTCGTTGCTCCTCGTTTCCGCTGCACTGGCCGCGTCGCCCGCCGACACGCTGGTGATTCAGTCCGCCGCCGATATTCCCACGCTGGACCCCGGCGTGACCTACGACACCGCGTCCTCGAGCCTCGTGGACAACATGTACGAGACGCTGATCACCTATGACGGCGCCAGCCTGACCAAGCTGATTCCCGCGCTGGCCACCAAGTGGACCGCGAGCAACGGCGGCAAGACCTACACCTTCGACCTGCGCAAGAACGTCAAGTTCCACAGCGGCGCCACCATGACCTGCGCCGACGCCGAGTACACCTTCGAGCGCAACCTCGTGACCAACAGCGGCGCCAGCGGCAACTGGTTTATCGCCGAGCCGCTGACCGGCACGCAGAGCAACGCCGCCGACGACAAGAGCGTGACCTGGGCCAAGATCGACAAGTCCGTCGAGTGCAACAACAACGGGCAGCTCGTCTTCACGCTGGCCGCCGTGGACCCCGCTTTCCTGGCCAAGCTGGCCTACACCGGCATGGCGATTGTCGAGAAGGCCTACAGCGCCAAGATCGGCGAGTGGGACGGTACCGAGAAGACCTGGAAGGACTGGATCGGCAAGGACCTGACCGGCAGCGAACTGAGCAAGAAGCCCAACGGCACCGGCCCCTACAAGCTGGTCCGCTACGACGCCAACAACTACCTGTTCCAGGCCTTTGACGGCTACTGGGGCAAGAAGCCCAACATCAAGAACGTGATCCGTCAGAAGGTGCCGGAACTGGCCGCCCGCCAGCAGGCCCTGCTGCGCGGCGACGCCGACATCATTGAGGGCGGCGGACGCAGCGTGGACGAGGCTCAGATCAAGGGCAAGCCCGGCGTGACCTGGGTGGACGATCTGCCCAGCACCACCTCGACGGCCATCTTCATGAACGAGAAGATCGGCGGCAAGGGCAACAACCTGCTGGGCAGCGGCAAGCTGGACGGCAAGGGCATCCCCGCCAACTTCTTCAGCGACGTGAACGTGCGCCGCGGCTTCTCCTACGCCTTCGACTACCAGGGCTACATCAAGGACGTGCAGAAGGGCAAGGGGATCCAGCGCACCATGCTGATGCCTGATATCTTCCCCGGCTACGATCCCAAGGTGAAGACCTACACCTTCGATCCCAAGAAGGCCACCGAGTACTTCAAGCGCGCCTGGGGCGGCGAGCTGTGGAAGAAGGGCTTCGTGCTGACCGCCAACTACCGCGCCAACGCCGTGGCGTCTCAGACCGCCATGGAAATCCTGAAGCGCAACATCGAGTCGCTGAACCCCAAGTTCCGGGTCAACATCCAGTCCAAGCAGTGGAGCGAAATGCTCTCCGACTCCCGCAAGGGTGAGGAAGCCATGATCCTGATCGGCTGGGCCCCGGACTACGCCGACGCCGACAACTTCATGTACACCTTCTACGCCAGCGACGGCTACTACAGCCCCCGCGCCAACTGGAAGGACACCAGCGTCGACAAGTGGCTCAAGCAGGCCCGCAGCACCATCAACACCGCCGAGCGCAACCGCCTGTACAGCCTGGTGGGCCAGCGCGCCTACGAGCAGGCCCCGTACATCCTGGTGCCCGCACCCGTGGACTACCTGTTCAACAGCAGCCGCGTGACTGGGGCGCCGCGCACAAAGGCCGGCTACAACCCTATGACCTCGCTGTACTGGAAGGACCTGTCCAAGAAGTAA
- a CDS encoding hotdog fold thioesterase — protein MTEPQSLSGSNLEQLGVQRGLAEHLGITFSEASGTRVVAQMPVQPQVHQPFGILHGGASVVLAESVASTGAYLSVRDRGMLAVGLEINANHLRSVASGTVTATGTPIFQGRTTEVWSVEIADERGKLICVSRCTLAIIPRPEGAQPG, from the coding sequence ATGACCGAGCCGCAGAGCCTGTCCGGTTCCAACCTTGAACAGCTCGGCGTTCAGCGCGGCCTGGCGGAACACCTGGGCATCACCTTCAGCGAGGCCAGCGGCACGCGGGTGGTGGCGCAGATGCCGGTGCAGCCGCAGGTCCATCAGCCCTTCGGCATCCTGCACGGCGGTGCGAGCGTGGTGCTGGCCGAGAGTGTCGCCAGCACCGGGGCGTACCTCAGCGTCAGGGACCGGGGCATGCTGGCGGTGGGGCTCGAAATCAACGCCAACCACCTGCGCAGCGTGGCGTCCGGAACGGTCACCGCGACGGGGACGCCCATCTTCCAGGGCCGCACCACCGAGGTCTGGAGCGTTGAGATCGCCGACGAGCGCGGCAAGCTGATCTGCGTCTCGCGCTGCACCCTGGCGATCATTCCCAGGCCGGAGGGGGCGCAGCCGGGGTGA
- a CDS encoding sensor histidine kinase, which translates to MPAATPPERFAVAAFDALMANIAIVDADGVIVAVNRAWTVFASENGGSSNDVGINYLSVCDAARGRDSGDAHAIAAGIRAVLAGEQPLYELEYPCHTATQPRYYVARVTRFEQDGAHYALVAHEDITRRKLAELEVSSLNASLERRVLERTQALEAGERDLQRLNTELTARNEELSQFVYVASHDLQEPLRTLGAYADILRHRYRGRQFDERADAYLGHITEQVGRARRLVRDVLALATVSEEAPREVTDLAEVCREVQAELDWPPDARLHAAPLPLVWASPLQMRQLLDNLLGNALKFHGAAPLRVTLSAEAEGELVHFILRDNGIGIAPEHTEKVFGMFQRLHGRTATGGNGIGLAVCRRIVERHGGRIWIEAAPGGGSALHFTLPVAQDDAVHLSAAGERTSG; encoded by the coding sequence ATGCCCGCCGCCACGCCGCCCGAACGCTTTGCCGTGGCGGCCTTCGATGCCCTGATGGCGAATATTGCCATCGTCGACGCGGACGGAGTGATCGTCGCCGTGAACCGGGCCTGGACGGTCTTCGCAAGTGAGAACGGCGGAAGCAGCAACGACGTGGGGATCAATTACCTGTCGGTCTGCGACGCGGCGCGGGGCCGGGACAGCGGCGACGCCCACGCCATCGCGGCAGGCATTCGTGCGGTGTTGGCCGGCGAGCAGCCCCTCTACGAGCTGGAGTATCCCTGCCACACGGCCACCCAGCCGCGCTATTACGTGGCGCGCGTGACCCGGTTCGAGCAAGACGGCGCGCACTACGCGCTGGTGGCCCACGAGGACATCACCCGCCGCAAGCTGGCCGAGCTGGAAGTGTCCTCGCTGAACGCCTCGCTGGAGCGGCGGGTGCTGGAGCGGACGCAGGCGCTGGAGGCTGGAGAACGGGACTTGCAGCGCCTGAACACCGAGCTGACCGCGCGCAACGAGGAACTCTCGCAGTTCGTGTACGTGGCCAGCCATGACTTGCAGGAGCCGCTGCGGACGTTGGGGGCCTACGCCGACATCCTGCGTCACCGTTACCGGGGGCGACAGTTCGACGAGCGGGCCGACGCCTATCTGGGTCACATCACCGAGCAGGTGGGCCGCGCCCGCCGACTGGTCCGCGACGTGCTGGCCCTGGCCACCGTCAGCGAGGAAGCGCCGCGTGAGGTGACCGATCTGGCCGAGGTCTGCCGCGAGGTCCAGGCTGAACTGGACTGGCCCCCGGACGCCCGGCTGCATGCTGCTCCGCTGCCGCTGGTGTGGGCCAGTCCGCTCCAGATGCGCCAGCTGCTGGACAACCTGCTGGGCAACGCCCTGAAGTTTCATGGCGCCGCGCCGCTCCGGGTGACACTGAGCGCGGAGGCGGAAGGCGAGCTGGTCCACTTCATCCTGCGTGACAACGGCATCGGCATCGCGCCGGAGCACACCGAGAAGGTCTTCGGCATGTTTCAGCGCCTGCACGGGCGCACGGCCACCGGGGGCAACGGCATCGGGCTGGCGGTGTGCCGCCGCATCGTGGAGCGCCACGGTGGGCGCATCTGGATCGAGGCCGCGCCGGGCGGGGGCAGCGCCCTGCACTTCACGTTGCCTGTTGCCCAGGATGACGCGGTCCATCTCTCTGCGGCCGGGGAGAGAACCAGCGGATGA
- a CDS encoding YcjF family protein — MLPPLVKQVLDNFNFDIDPGLSRDENVDEVIKSAALLSGAVSIEPIPFADILVITPVQAKMVLHIGKIYGFDITAERAREIVQELGVTVAYGVAARQVMRGLAKMALPLIGGLITAPAVYGWTFALGRVAQSYFERKTLGLPDSRKEQVRVIQEAKQQSRKVLPSAQDFTDLASELRRRADEKNRNQGGPNGPN; from the coding sequence ATGTTGCCCCCGCTGGTCAAGCAGGTTCTCGACAACTTCAACTTCGACATCGACCCCGGACTGAGCCGCGACGAAAACGTTGACGAGGTCATCAAGAGTGCGGCGCTGCTGTCCGGCGCAGTATCCATCGAGCCGATTCCCTTTGCGGACATCCTGGTGATTACCCCCGTGCAGGCCAAGATGGTGCTGCACATCGGCAAGATCTACGGCTTCGACATCACCGCCGAGCGGGCGCGGGAGATCGTGCAGGAGTTGGGGGTCACGGTGGCCTACGGCGTGGCGGCGCGGCAGGTGATGCGGGGGCTGGCCAAGATGGCGCTGCCGCTGATCGGCGGCCTCATCACGGCCCCTGCCGTGTACGGCTGGACCTTCGCGCTGGGCCGCGTGGCGCAGAGCTATTTCGAGCGCAAGACCCTGGGGTTGCCCGACAGCCGCAAGGAACAGGTCCGGGTGATTCAGGAGGCCAAGCAGCAGTCGCGCAAGGTGCTGCCCAGCGCCCAGGACTTCACGGATCTCGCCAGCGAGCTGCGCCGCCGCGCCGATGAGAAGAACCGCAACCAGGGTGGACCGAACGGCCCGAACTGA
- a CDS encoding PaaI family thioesterase yields MTQTEDPPTASGAAQRTRTYTWQDPLIGAGAAPGLSGLDYLRGMVRGEFPPPPIGQTLGFSIGREEDVQKGKVTFHLRPEEFHYNPIGSVHGGVYATLLDSALGCAIHTMLPAGVGYTTLDLAVKYLRPLRLGMGEVRAVAEVISVSRRVATASAQIVDDAGKVYATATTTCLVMRPVHAPEPTQESQP; encoded by the coding sequence ATGACCCAGACTGAAGACCCACCGACGGCATCCGGCGCCGCGCAGCGCACCCGGACCTACACCTGGCAGGACCCGCTGATCGGCGCGGGCGCGGCCCCCGGCCTGAGTGGGCTGGACTACCTGCGCGGCATGGTGCGCGGCGAGTTTCCCCCGCCGCCTATCGGGCAGACGCTGGGCTTCAGCATCGGCCGCGAGGAGGACGTGCAGAAGGGAAAGGTGACCTTTCACCTGCGCCCCGAGGAATTCCACTACAACCCCATCGGCAGCGTGCATGGGGGCGTGTACGCCACGCTGCTGGATTCGGCGCTGGGCTGCGCGATCCACACCATGTTGCCTGCCGGGGTGGGCTACACCACCCTGGATCTGGCCGTCAAATACCTGCGCCCGCTGCGGCTGGGCATGGGCGAGGTCCGCGCGGTGGCCGAGGTGATCAGCGTGTCGCGCCGGGTGGCCACCGCCAGCGCGCAGATCGTGGACGACGCGGGCAAGGTCTACGCCACGGCCACCACCACCTGTCTGGTGATGCGGCCGGTCCACGCCCCCGAACCCACCCAGGAGAGCCAGCCATGA
- a CDS encoding DUF402 domain-containing protein, whose translation MKRKTFDLRPWARVTQSTQTALAVPGYVIVDFTAQTVVRPLEVTRPESTICHLILDHGYRWIRCHPTGTGEGVMGAALTVQLNAAGQPVQFYVDIHGGEGVYEDGLPWHDDLYLDVVGDPDDEDRWTVAATEIIDADELDDAVEAGLVTPTLAAQTWEHARQIEAQLRAGSYPPVDVLRRYVEDPYT comes from the coding sequence GTGAAGCGCAAAACCTTTGACCTGCGGCCCTGGGCACGGGTGACCCAGTCCACCCAGACGGCGCTGGCCGTGCCGGGGTACGTGATCGTGGATTTCACGGCCCAGACTGTGGTTCGCCCATTGGAGGTGACCCGGCCAGAAAGCACCATCTGTCACCTGATTCTGGACCACGGCTACCGCTGGATTCGCTGTCATCCCACCGGCACGGGTGAGGGCGTGATGGGCGCGGCGTTGACCGTGCAGCTGAATGCGGCGGGCCAGCCGGTGCAGTTTTACGTGGACATTCACGGCGGCGAGGGCGTGTACGAGGACGGCCTGCCGTGGCACGACGACCTGTACCTGGACGTGGTGGGCGATCCCGATGACGAGGACCGCTGGACCGTGGCGGCCACCGAGATCATCGATGCTGACGAGCTGGACGACGCGGTAGAGGCCGGACTGGTGACGCCGACCCTGGCCGCGCAGACCTGGGAGCACGCCCGCCAAATCGAGGCGCAGCTGCGGGCTGGCAGCTACCCGCCGGTGGACGTGCTGCGGCGCTACGTGGAAGACCCGTATACTTGA
- a CDS encoding ABC transporter permease produces MTTSSSAPVSIEKRGAFQMFWTGPAMRKMRRNPLAIGGLIITLLFALLALFAPLVARPAGNCLRDLGMTSQSQVYNPLAAPFWQAVFAPPASCYKIQRLSFAQEPAPPNSIEGATAPFGTVNGYNIFYGLVWGTRTALKMAFTIVGITLVVGVLIGAISGFYGGWVDNLIQRFIDVIFAMPGLVLTVVILTILRAKNPGGDPTWPIIIAYSVAGWAGYARVIRGDVLKTRQLEYVDAARGLGARDMRMILKHIIPNSVTTVFTIAVLDLATVPLGIAALSFLGLGFEPGYSEWGQLVDFARAWLKPEYWYVLVFPATFIVLFSLAFNLFGDGLRDALDPKTR; encoded by the coding sequence ATGACCACCAGCTCCTCTGCCCCCGTCTCTATCGAGAAGCGCGGCGCTTTCCAGATGTTCTGGACTGGCCCCGCCATGCGGAAGATGCGGCGCAATCCGCTGGCCATCGGCGGCCTGATTATCACCCTGCTGTTCGCCCTGCTCGCGCTGTTCGCCCCACTGGTGGCCAGGCCCGCCGGCAACTGCCTGCGCGATCTGGGGATGACCAGCCAGAGTCAGGTGTACAACCCGCTGGCCGCGCCGTTCTGGCAGGCCGTGTTCGCCCCGCCGGCCAGCTGCTACAAGATCCAGCGCCTGAGCTTCGCGCAGGAACCCGCGCCGCCCAATTCGATTGAGGGTGCCACCGCGCCGTTCGGAACCGTCAACGGCTACAACATCTTTTACGGACTGGTCTGGGGCACCCGCACCGCCCTGAAGATGGCCTTTACCATCGTGGGCATCACCCTGGTGGTGGGCGTGTTGATCGGAGCCATCAGCGGCTTTTACGGCGGCTGGGTGGACAACCTGATTCAGCGCTTTATCGACGTGATCTTCGCCATGCCAGGACTGGTGCTGACGGTGGTGATCCTGACCATCCTGCGCGCCAAGAATCCGGGGGGTGATCCGACGTGGCCGATCATCATCGCGTATTCGGTGGCCGGCTGGGCCGGATACGCCCGTGTAATTCGAGGTGACGTTCTCAAGACCCGTCAGCTGGAATACGTGGACGCCGCCCGAGGCCTGGGCGCCCGCGACATGCGGATGATCCTCAAGCACATCATTCCCAACAGCGTGACCACGGTGTTTACGATTGCCGTGCTGGATCTGGCCACCGTGCCGCTGGGCATCGCCGCCCTGAGCTTCCTGGGCCTGGGCTTCGAGCCGGGGTACTCCGAGTGGGGCCAGCTGGTGGACTTTGCCCGCGCGTGGCTGAAGCCCGAGTACTGGTACGTGCTGGTGTTCCCCGCCACCTTCATCGTGCTGTTCAGCCTGGCCTTCAACCTGTTCGGCGACGGCCTGCGCGACGCGCTGGACCCCAAGACGAGGTAA
- the hemC gene encoding hydroxymethylbilane synthase: MRTVTVGTRGSTLALAQTHWVVARLKEEWPETDFRIQTIATKGDRNRASLISMAKEGDKGFWIKEIEDALLAKRIDIAVHSLKDLPTSQPEELEVASIPKRVDARDVLIGKEGMKRLADLPQGARVGTSSVRRKAFLKAFRPDLQIVGLRGNIDTRLAALASDEYDAIILAAAGLIRTEMRHRIDEFIEPDIMLPAPGQGALALETRADDDLTVEVAYAIHDHTTDDRITAEREFLAGLGAGCMAPVGAHATVKGGILTLEGWVAALDGSQVLRATTSGDPSECAELGAELANDTLGQGAQALVDAAHEQIA; this comes from the coding sequence ATGCGGACGGTGACGGTAGGAACGCGCGGCAGCACGCTGGCGCTGGCACAGACCCACTGGGTGGTGGCCCGGCTCAAAGAAGAGTGGCCTGAAACGGATTTCCGGATTCAGACCATCGCCACCAAGGGCGATCGCAACCGCGCCAGCCTGATTTCGATGGCCAAGGAAGGCGACAAGGGCTTCTGGATCAAGGAGATCGAGGACGCCCTGCTCGCCAAGCGCATCGACATCGCGGTGCATTCTCTCAAGGACCTGCCGACCAGCCAGCCCGAAGAGCTGGAGGTGGCCTCCATTCCCAAGCGGGTGGACGCCCGCGACGTCCTGATCGGCAAGGAGGGCATGAAGCGGCTCGCGGACCTGCCGCAGGGCGCGCGCGTCGGCACCAGCAGCGTGCGGCGCAAGGCGTTCCTGAAGGCGTTTCGCCCGGACCTGCAGATCGTGGGGCTGCGCGGCAACATCGACACCCGGCTGGCCGCGCTGGCCTCCGACGAGTACGACGCGATCATCCTGGCGGCGGCGGGCCTGATCCGCACCGAGATGCGCCACCGCATCGACGAATTCATCGAGCCGGACATCATGCTGCCCGCCCCCGGTCAGGGCGCGCTGGCCCTGGAGACCCGCGCGGACGACGACCTGACGGTGGAAGTCGCCTACGCCATCCACGACCACACCACCGACGACCGCATCACCGCCGAGCGCGAGTTCCTGGCGGGGCTGGGCGCAGGTTGCATGGCCCCGGTGGGCGCGCACGCCACCGTCAAGGGCGGCATCCTGACGCTGGAAGGCTGGGTGGCCGCGCTGGACGGTTCGCAGGTGCTGCGCGCCACCACCAGCGGCGACCCCAGCGAGTGCGCCGAGCTGGGCGCGGAACTGGCCAACGACACGCTCGGACAGGGCGCGCAGGCGCTGGTGGACGCGGCCCACGAGCAGATCGCCTGA
- a CDS encoding PaaI family thioesterase has translation MPDSTLQAPLPPQAVQAVQAALHNIPMNATVGVTITDVGVGWATGECPDTPPFHNHLGTIHAGAQFLLAEAVSGAAFGGAFAAHFASAVPLIERLDTHYVGRARGGLTARAQARAADLPAALAAYTAEGKARLIVDVSVRDGENKEVMRAVAHWYLRSMATLRGN, from the coding sequence ATGCCCGATTCCACGCTGCAAGCCCCGCTGCCCCCGCAAGCTGTTCAGGCGGTCCAGGCCGCCCTGCACAACATTCCCATGAACGCCACGGTGGGCGTGACCATCACCGATGTCGGTGTGGGCTGGGCCACGGGCGAGTGCCCCGACACGCCGCCGTTTCACAACCACCTGGGCACCATCCACGCCGGGGCGCAGTTCCTGCTGGCCGAGGCGGTGAGCGGGGCCGCTTTCGGCGGGGCCTTTGCGGCCCACTTTGCCAGTGCCGTGCCGCTCATCGAGCGACTGGACACCCACTATGTGGGCCGGGCGCGCGGCGGCTTGACGGCCAGGGCACAGGCCCGCGCGGCTGATCTCCCCGCCGCTCTGGCAGCCTACACGGCGGAGGGTAAAGCGCGGCTGATCGTCGATGTCAGCGTCCGCGACGGCGAGAACAAGGAAGTGATGCGGGCGGTGGCGCACTGGTATCTGCGCTCCATGGCCACCTTGCGGGGCAACTGA
- a CDS encoding response regulator: MSAAPFHLLLVEDELADALLFQDMLAEQDQDITVHHVQNGQEALDFLTRPDQTSRPHLIVLDLNMPIMNGHEFLERVKAIPEVRSIPVLVLSTSEHPSDIHRAYDQQVSGYVVKPGNYQEYMHVLETIRAYWRGLVRLPSLEEVIRGRVGS, encoded by the coding sequence ATGAGTGCTGCGCCCTTTCACCTGCTGCTTGTCGAGGACGAGCTGGCCGACGCCCTGCTCTTCCAGGACATGCTGGCAGAGCAGGACCAGGACATCACGGTTCACCACGTTCAGAACGGTCAGGAGGCTCTGGACTTCCTGACCCGCCCCGACCAGACCTCCCGCCCCCACCTGATCGTGCTGGACCTGAACATGCCGATCATGAACGGCCATGAGTTTCTGGAACGGGTCAAGGCCATACCCGAGGTGCGCTCCATTCCGGTGCTGGTGCTGTCCACCTCCGAGCATCCCAGCGACATTCACCGGGCCTACGATCAGCAGGTCAGCGGCTACGTCGTCAAGCCGGGCAACTACCAGGAATACATGCACGTGCTGGAAACCATTCGGGCGTACTGGCGCGGTCTGGTGCGCCTGCCCAGCCTGGAAGAGGTGATCCGGGGGCGCGTCGGCTCCTGA
- a CDS encoding ABC transporter permease translates to MLNFTLRRLIQIPLVMLVLSVIVIGLTQLLTPEQRAAPYIRSEQQAARLEQIITERGLRDPFPVQYGRWFSNIIKGDLGYSKASNKDVVATIKERLPNTIELALLTAIPILLLAVWLGTLSALHKDKFIDQLLRVVVVLGYSLPTFVLGIVLLAVFYAYLGWLPGAGQLDIINQFSVSDLKRYTGMMTVDAALNGRWDIAWDALQHMILPAVTLLIVLSANLVKVMRNSMLEVLTSDYVRTARAKGLSSKVVNGKHARRNALLPIITLGGFLVINLLAGSVITETIFAYPGIGQWFVQAALQLDIAGVLGFTLLSALLVVVMSTAVDILYGVIDPRVRFH, encoded by the coding sequence ATGCTGAACTTCACTCTCCGGCGACTGATCCAGATTCCACTGGTCATGCTCGTCCTGTCCGTCATCGTCATCGGCCTGACACAACTGTTGACCCCTGAACAGCGGGCCGCGCCGTACATCCGCAGCGAACAGCAGGCGGCCCGTCTGGAACAGATCATCACCGAGCGTGGGCTGCGCGATCCCTTCCCTGTGCAGTACGGGCGCTGGTTTTCCAACATCATCAAGGGTGACCTGGGCTACTCCAAGGCCAGCAACAAGGATGTCGTGGCCACCATCAAGGAACGGCTGCCCAACACCATCGAGCTGGCGCTGCTGACCGCTATTCCCATTCTGCTCCTGGCGGTCTGGCTGGGCACCCTGAGCGCCTTGCACAAGGACAAATTCATCGATCAGCTGCTCCGGGTGGTCGTGGTGCTGGGCTACAGCCTGCCGACGTTCGTGCTGGGGATCGTGTTGCTGGCGGTGTTCTACGCGTATCTGGGCTGGCTGCCCGGTGCAGGGCAACTGGACATCATCAACCAGTTTTCGGTCAGTGACCTGAAACGCTACACCGGGATGATGACGGTGGACGCCGCCCTGAACGGCCGCTGGGACATTGCCTGGGACGCGCTGCAGCACATGATTCTGCCTGCCGTGACCCTGCTGATTGTCCTGAGCGCCAACCTCGTCAAGGTGATGCGCAACAGCATGCTGGAGGTTCTCACCAGTGATTACGTGCGCACCGCCCGGGCCAAGGGCCTGTCTTCCAAAGTGGTCAACGGCAAGCATGCTCGCCGCAATGCGCTTCTGCCCATCATCACGCTGGGCGGCTTTTTGGTGATCAATCTGCTGGCGGGCTCGGTGATCACCGAAACCATCTTTGCCTATCCCGGAATCGGGCAGTGGTTCGTGCAGGCCGCGCTTCAGCTGGATATCGCCGGCGTGCTGGGCTTCACGCTGCTTTCGGCCCTGCTGGTGGTGGTCATGAGTACCGCGGTGGATATTCTGTACGGTGTGATTGATCCCCGCGTGAGGTTCCACTGA
- a CDS encoding VOC family protein, which translates to MTPSPILDLAGLTLEVNHLGRGVRFYSQVLGLELRRHDEAAGVAEFTVNPHQTLTLWQPITRQANDERLAPLRPRGASHLHYAWQIDPAQLEPSKALLDAHGLEWQEINLGTDDRPDPTLYFFDPFGHGLELRGVNRDDARQPHFPPTPVQRPAHALPVMGLREVALAFGDYAAMKERLPRAYGFAYAKEQEDRDFAQFTLGPQAEPDGNGTPRRWLYAWDPQVGLADMLGGDHALVRFYADVDAVAGQVDAAGLLSVRDEQGLAVRDPEGHVFEFVPA; encoded by the coding sequence ATGACCCCCTCTCCCATCCTCGATCTGGCGGGCCTGACGCTGGAAGTCAACCACCTGGGGCGCGGCGTGCGCTTCTACTCGCAGGTTCTGGGCCTGGAGCTGCGGCGTCACGACGAGGCGGCGGGCGTGGCCGAGTTCACGGTCAACCCGCATCAGACGCTGACGCTGTGGCAGCCCATCACGCGGCAGGCCAATGACGAGCGGCTGGCCCCACTGAGGCCACGCGGAGCCTCCCACCTGCACTACGCCTGGCAGATCGATCCGGCTCAGCTGGAGCCGAGCAAGGCGCTGCTGGACGCGCACGGCCTGGAGTGGCAGGAGATCAACCTGGGCACGGACGACCGGCCCGACCCGACGCTGTACTTCTTTGATCCGTTCGGCCACGGCCTGGAACTGCGTGGCGTAAACCGCGACGACGCGCGTCAGCCGCACTTTCCGCCCACACCGGTTCAGCGCCCCGCCCACGCCCTGCCGGTGATGGGCCTGCGCGAGGTCGCGCTGGCCTTTGGTGATTACGCCGCCATGAAGGAGCGGCTGCCCCGCGCCTACGGTTTTGCGTATGCCAAGGAGCAAGAGGACCGCGACTTCGCCCAGTTCACCCTGGGGCCGCAGGCCGAGCCGGACGGCAACGGCACGCCCAGAAGGTGGCTGTACGCCTGGGACCCGCAGGTGGGGCTGGCCGACATGCTGGGCGGTGATCACGCGCTGGTGCGCTTCTACGCCGACGTGGACGCGGTGGCCGGGCAGGTGGACGCCGCTGGACTGCTGTCGGTGCGCGATGAGCAAGGGCTGGCCGTGCGCGACCCGGAAGGCCATGTGTTCGAATTCGTCCCGGCCTGA